The Canis lupus familiaris isolate Mischka breed German Shepherd chromosome 14, alternate assembly UU_Cfam_GSD_1.0, whole genome shotgun sequence genome window below encodes:
- the LOC111098799 gene encoding uncharacterized protein KIAA0754-like — protein MPVAELKPMYMVVTPLIHCPDLEEPPAPLAALDEEQAPEPTIKVPKVPEQPPVSVEQPASAPEQPHELCQEATPATIVGPNEASGPELIEPVMAARAECLARAEMPAAESEPMHLVVTPLIHCPDVEEPSAPLAAPEEEQTLGPAIKAHEVLDQPTDSVEQPNSATEQHHEPHQEPARTTTVGPAEASGPDLFQPGTAVGAECLA, from the coding sequence ATGCCAGTTGCTGAGTTGAAGCCAATGTACATGGTGGTCACACCTCTGATTCACTGTCCCGACCTGGAGGAGCCACCTGCACCCTTGGCTGCCCTGGATGAGGAGCAGGCCCCGGAGCCTACAATCAAGGTCCCCAAAGTGCCGGAGCAGCCACCTGTCTCAGTGGAGCAACCAGCTTCAGCCCCTGAGCAACCTCATGAACTATGTCAAGAAGCCACCCCAGCTACTATTGTGGGGCCTAATGAAGCTTCAGGGCCTGAGTTGATCGAGCCGGTCATGGCGGCTAGAGCTGAGTGCTTGGCCCGAGCCGAGATGCCAGCTGCTGAGTCTGAGCCAATGCACCTGGTGGTCACACCTCTGATTCACTGTCCCGACGTGGAGGAGCCATCTGCACCCTTAGCTGCGCCGGAGGAGGAACAGACCCTAGGCCCAGCAATCAAGGCCCATGAAGTACTGGATCAGCCAACAGACTCAGTGGAGCAACCGAATTCGGCCACTGAGCAACACCATGAACCTCATCAAGAGCCCGCCAGAACTACTACAGTGGGGCCAGCTGAAGCTTCTGGGCCTGATCTGTTCCAGCCGGGCACGGCTGTCGGTGCTGAGTGCTTGGCCTGA